In Leucoraja erinacea ecotype New England chromosome 12, Leri_hhj_1, whole genome shotgun sequence, one DNA window encodes the following:
- the LOC129702208 gene encoding mitochondrial fission factor-like, translating to MIEQTASSDLIDSSPASCDLSFMEAISQKMRIPNRLKVTEEPGDEERAEDIQMSTLHMQIPERISMGETEMQDIGARPYLYGWFHNNPMNTDPPPLSISPHLMYGTSQAMNVDRSESPLQVTTSHNSSRSRTLSENEISLSNVTKRQRNLNRFHNQPLSGSLHSDVTNQTRNQSVAPDYTIPEGVLENFSVMEIVTLRRQLNKLNRRLQLLEQESRDHARKEFVLYSIIFAACLVNSWLWLRK from the exons ATGATAGAACAAACAGCATCTTCCGATTTGATAGACTCCAGTCCAGCATCTTGTGATCTGAGTTTCATGGAGGCTATCAGTCAGAAAATGAGAATTCCTAATAGACTGAAAGTAACTGAGGAGCCAGGTGATGAAGAGAGAGCAGAAGATATTCAGATGTCGACATTACATATGCAGATTCCTGAAAGAATATCAATGGGAG AAACCGAAATGCAGGATATTGGAGCAAGGCCGTACTTGTATGGTTGGTTCCACAATAATCCTATGAATACAGATCCTCCACCACTTAGCATATCTCCTCACTTAATGTATGGAACCTCCCAGGCTATGAATGTGGATAGATCGGAAAGTCCACTGCAG GTGACCACCTCTCACAATTCCAGCAGATCACGAACATTAAGTGAGAATGAAATCAGTCTATCAAATGTGACTAAAAGACAGAGGAATTT AAATCGGTTCCATAATCAGCCCCTTTCTGGCAGCCTACACTCAGATGTGACTAATCAAACAAGGAATCAAAG TGTGGCCCCTGATTACACTATACCCGAGGGTGTGCTTGAAAATTTCAGTGTAATGGAAATTGTAACACTCCGACGACAG TTGAACAAGTTGAATCGCCGCCTACAGTTATTAGAACAGGAGAGTCGGGACCATGCACGAAAAGAATTTGTTCTCTATTCCATCATCTTTGCTGCCTGTTTGGTCAACAGTTGGCTCTGGCTGAGGAAGTGA